The genomic stretch CCTCTCAATGATAATATTACTCTCTGGTTAGAAGGGGCTGGAGGAGCATTTGATGATTTTACTAACACTCTCAGTATTTTAGACGGTGATGGTGGTAGTGGTGCATTATCTAGTTTTGGTACTCGTAACTTAGCTTATTATCAAGGAGAAGGAGCTGGTTTAGCCTTAGAAGGTAAATTTGGTCAATTTGGTTGGAGTTTAGGCTATTTAGCCACGGATGCTAACAGTCCAGAAAAAGGTAACGGTTTATTTAATGGAGCTTACGGTATCTTAGGGCAAGTAGGTTATTATCCTAACGATAAATTTGGGGTAGCTTTTGCTTATGGTCAAGGTTACAATACTTTTGGCATTGGTGAAAATACCCGTAGTTTTGCTGAAGTGATTGCCGATAGTCCCATTAACACTTCTCATAATATTTATACTTTAACCATGTCATGGCAATTAGCAGAAAAATTTGTATTAGGTGCATGGGGAGGATATTCTAACGTAAGAACTCTTAACTCTTTTTCTGATGGAGATGTGAATATATCCCGTGGCAGTTCGGATATGTGGTATTGGGCGGCAACCTTAGGCTTTCCCGACTTATTCAAAGAAGGTAATTTAGGGGGAATTATTATTGGGATGCAACCTTGGCAAACTAATTCCACTATCAGAAATAATGATGTCAGATTGGATAATGAGGATACTTCTTTTCACATTGAGGCATTTTATGAGTATGCAGTGACTGACAATATTAAAATTACTCCGGGGGTAGTCGTTGTTACAAATCCTTCTAATGACACCCGTAATGATCCTTTAGTTATTGGTGCATTACGCACTACTTTCACCTTTTAATTAATTAGAAGGGAGGTGCTACTGATTTGAGCTATGAATCTTAATTTTGTAACTTTTTACTAATTTTAAATTACTCAAAAAATAAAGAATTTGAGCAACTAAAAAAGTAAGATAAATATAGTTTTCATATCTTGATTCAGTAACGTCAGATATTTATTAAGTACATAATAAACCTAAATCTAATAAAGACATTTGTTTTGCTTTTAATGGATATTTTAAAGTATAATCAATATTGAATAATTGACAAAGAAAACCAGCTAATAAAATGTCAAAATTAGGAATAGTTTTTATATCTATTTCTCTTATATCTCCAGCAGGTATTTCTTCAAAGTTATTAAAATATATTTCTCTAGCATGGGAATCAATTTTTGAACTAAATACACATTGAAAACCGACTTTTTCAAAACCTAATCTGAATCCTCCAATTCCTGCAAATAAATCAATAAATTTATAACTCATTTTCTAATTCCTCTATAAGTTGATATTAACAACTCTTTATAGTTCATTTTTATATTAATTATTTAACAATACTAATCTTTCTTTTTTTAGGAATTATAACATTAAGAATATTCCAATAGCTTGATGCTTTATCCATGTTATATTCCATAAATTTTAATTCAATTTTTTCTAATTTTCTTATTTCTAATTGGTTAATATCTACTTCTAAAATCTTAATTATTTCGTCTCCAATGGCTTTAGCTAACATAGGAATAACTGCATTACCAATTTCTCGGAAACCATGCCAAATTGTCTCATGAAATAAAAACCAATCAGGAAATGTATGCAATCGAGCTGCCTCCCTTACTGTAATACATCTGGGTTGACTGTAGTGAATTGGACGGGCGGCAGTATATGCCCCTTTGTCTCTGGCAGTTCCTGCTCTTAACGTATTACATAATCCTGTAGGAGAAAGTTTCAAAAAGCGACTGGTTTTCTCTACATTTCCTTGGGGGGTTAACTGAAAACGCTCTATGGATTTTTCTGTATGATTTGAACCTACATGATTATAGATAAAATTATCTCGTTGTCGATGATGACATAATTGATAGATTCCTTGAGAATTTAAGGCAAAATTACGTCTAAATCCTGAATAATCCAGTTTTTTTGAGTCTATACCTTTATTTTCCCCGATAAACGCTGGAAAAAAAACTAAATCCTTGATGGCACTTTCTACATTATTAAACTCTTGAGTTTCAAGGGGATAACTAACGGGTTTCACATCATGACGACTACCCATGAGAATTAAGCGTTTTCGTTTTTGAGGAGCACCAAAAAGACTAGCATCAAGGATTTTAACGGGTTTAGCGATGTGATAACCGATATTCTCAAATTCTGTAATTAATTCTGCTAAAAATTGTTGATGTTTTCCCACTGCAATACCGGGTACATTTTCAAAGATAAAATATTTTGGTTTTAAGTCTTTTATTACTCTAAAATATTCAAAAACTAAAGAATTACGAGGATCATCTAGCTGTCTTTTTCCCATTAAAGAAAAACCTTGACAGGGTGGACCACCTGCGATTAAATCAATATCATTATCAACTCCTTTTTGTTTAAGAATATCCTTTAAATAATCAGTTTTTAAGTTATTTATATCTTCACAAATAGTGGTAGTGTAGGAAAAATTAAGATGATGAATTAAGGCGTGAATTGCATCAAATTCTACCGCTAGGGCGACATCAAATCCGGATGCTTCTAAACCTAAAGACATTCCACCACATCCAGAAAATAAATCGATCGCTATAGGTCTTTTCATCAATTATACTGAGGAGAATTAAACTGCTATTTAACTTTAAAGGTAAAGGGTTTTTATTTCAATACTACGCTTATTGTAAAAAATTACAATTTGTCAAACTCATTAATCGTTAATCCTACTTTTTTAAGAATCTAGTCTAGTAAAAATAGTGAAACAAAGAGGCTCGAAGCAGATATTTATGGAAAGAAACAAATGCCTATAATTGATGTCTAATAAAACAGTAATTTTTTGTACATTTTTTTATTTAAACAACTAATTTACATTATAAATATCACGACGATGACCAATTCTATTAATAAAAATTAATTGATTTTCTCTTTCAAACTCATAAATAATTCGATAATCTCCTACTCTTAATTTATAAAATCCTGATAATTGCCCTGTTAGAGATATAGGCGTAATTTGTTCAAAATTTTTCGCTAACCACGAAATTTTATTTAAAATACGGATTCGCACTACTTGAGTTAAATTATCTAAATCATTAATCGCCTCTTGCTCAAAATTGACAGAATAATTCATTTAATTTTCTATTCCGTACTTTTTATAAACTTCCTCTGATGATATAGTTAATTTAGCTTTTAGTCGTTTATTTCGGATGTCTAATAAACTTTGTTTAAAAGATTCTTTAATTTCCAAACCATCATCAGGATCACATAAGTATTCATCGAGAATTTCATCAACTGTGTTACGAATAAACTGTTGTAACTGTTCTGTCGTCATTTCTTTTATTTGCATAGTATCTAATTCCAATGAAATATATAGTTGATTATATCAATTAGAACTCAAAACGTTGAAATACTTACTCCGCTACAAGATAATTAAACCAACTGTTAAGACTATCTAACTGTTGACTGGCTTTCATTGCACCTAAACCTCTGACAATCACCTTATTTTTGCCATAAACAAAACGATTTTGTATATGTTTAGGTAACTTAGCATTCAATAATTGCCATGCGGGTTCTTGCATTGGTGTTTCAAGAATAATATTTTGTTTGCCCTCTAATTTTATCCGTGAAAAGCCGATCGATTTTGCTTTTAATTTCAATTGAGCTACTTGTAATAATTGTTGAGCAGGTTCAGGTATATCTCCATATCTGTCTCGCCAATCTGATTCTATCTGTCTAATTTCCTTCTCACTAGATATAGTTGCGATCGCACGATAAGCATCCATTTTTTGTTCTAAATCGGGAATATAACGAGTAGGAATTAAAGCGTTGAGTTGTAAATCAACTTGAGTGTCTTCTACTTGCGGAATTTCCTGTCCTTGAATTTCGTTGATGGCTTCTTTTAACATTTCGGTGTACATTTCAAAACCGATAGCCTCCATTTGCCCAGATTGCTCTGCACCCAATAAGCTACCAACTCCCCGAATTTCCATGTCACGCATAGCTAAATGATAACCTGATCCGAGTTGCGAAAACTCCTGTAACGCCCGTAGTCTTTTTCGAGCTACGTCTGATAAAGTCTCATTATCGGGATATAATAGCCAAGCATGAGCCTGTATGCCCGATCGTCCAACTCTTCCTCTAAGCTGATAAAGTTGAGCTAATCCAAATTTTTGGGAATCTTCAATGATTATGGTGTTAACTCTCGGAATATCCAGTCCTGACTCTACGATCGTCGTACATACTAACAAATCTGCCTCACCATTATTAAATGCCAACATGGTAGTTTCTAACTCCCCTTGGTGCATTTGTCCATGAGCAATGGCAATTCTGAGGCTAGGAATCATTGCCTGAAGCATTTTTATTACGTCTTCCATGCCTTCGATACGAGGTAAAACGTAGAAAATTTGCCCTCCCCTATCTAATTCATTGCGAATAGCAGTACGAATCACCGCCTGATTGAAGGGTAAAATATGGGTTTTGATGGGGCGACGACTAGGAGGAGGAGTGGTAATTAAACTCATTTCTCGCACCCCAGAAATGGACATATAAAGAGTACGGGGAATGGGGGTAGCACTGAGGGTTAAAACATCGATCGATGCTTTCATAGCTTTAATTTTTTCTTTTTGATTAACCCCAAATCTTTGCTCTTCATCTACTACTAATAAACCTAAATCTTTATATTTAATTTTATTGCTTAAAACTCCTTGAGTGCCGACAACAATATCTAATTCTCCTGTTGCTAATTTTTGGACAATTTCTTTTTTTTCTGATTCTGTACGGAAACGATTTAATAAGCCGATATTAATAGGATAAGGGGAAAATCTTTCGACTAATGTATGGTAATGTTGTTGAGATAAAATTGTGGTAGGAGCGAT from Geminocystis sp. NIES-3709 encodes the following:
- a CDS encoding iron uptake porin, which encodes MDILEQIDEYQLNTQKSQVTSVSQLRDVSPTDWAFEALRSLVERYGCIVGYPDQTFRGNRALSRYEFAAGLNACMQQMERLIAASESVMKEDIEKLKRLMAEFETELATLGARVDNLEGRVAFLEDHQFSTTTKLSGEVIFGLASIFNGQKNGGTENIEQVPVLGNRTRIELSTSFTGKDLLYTRLATGNFPDFSVPANTQQASLAFAQPDDNDVAVEVLNYNFPLNDNITLWLEGAGGAFDDFTNTLSILDGDGGSGALSSFGTRNLAYYQGEGAGLALEGKFGQFGWSLGYLATDANSPEKGNGLFNGAYGILGQVGYYPNDKFGVAFAYGQGYNTFGIGENTRSFAEVIADSPINTSHNIYTLTMSWQLAEKFVLGAWGGYSNVRTLNSFSDGDVNISRGSSDMWYWAATLGFPDLFKEGNLGGIIIGMQPWQTNSTIRNNDVRLDNEDTSFHIEAFYEYAVTDNIKITPGVVVVTNPSNDTRNDPLVIGALRTTFTF
- a CDS encoding DNA cytosine methyltransferase, whose translation is MSYKFIDLFAGIGGFRLGFEKVGFQCVFSSKIDSHAREIYFNNFEEIPAGDIREIDIKTIPNFDILLAGFLCQLFNIDYTLKYPLKAKQMSLLDLGLLCT
- a CDS encoding DNA cytosine methyltransferase is translated as MKRPIAIDLFSGCGGMSLGLEASGFDVALAVEFDAIHALIHHLNFSYTTTICEDINNLKTDYLKDILKQKGVDNDIDLIAGGPPCQGFSLMGKRQLDDPRNSLVFEYFRVIKDLKPKYFIFENVPGIAVGKHQQFLAELITEFENIGYHIAKPVKILDASLFGAPQKRKRLILMGSRHDVKPVSYPLETQEFNNVESAIKDLVFFPAFIGENKGIDSKKLDYSGFRRNFALNSQGIYQLCHHRQRDNFIYNHVGSNHTEKSIERFQLTPQGNVEKTSRFLKLSPTGLCNTLRAGTARDKGAYTAARPIHYSQPRCITVREAARLHTFPDWFLFHETIWHGFREIGNAVIPMLAKAIGDEIIKILEVDINQLEIRKLEKIELKFMEYNMDKASSYWNILNVIIPKKRKISIVK
- a CDS encoding type II toxin-antitoxin system RelE/ParE family toxin translates to MNYSVNFEQEAINDLDNLTQVVRIRILNKISWLAKNFEQITPISLTGQLSGFYKLRVGDYRIIYEFERENQLIFINRIGHRRDIYNVN